Part of the Leptidea sinapis chromosome 11, ilLepSina1.1, whole genome shotgun sequence genome is shown below.
cgcaacgccaagtgatccagccgttcacagagcactgggtccccgacaattcgagctgctctgcgttgcacgcggtcaaatggatctagctgatactggggtgcgccagaccagagatgatagatagatgacataaaaaagaattatataaagaataaatgccttttatgccttttaagaaaTACCCCTGTCACTCTTTTGAGTTTCAGTATTTCACAAGAAAGTAGATATAACTGTATGGTCTTTACGTGCATTGTTCGCCTCGagatgacaataagggatgagacgagcaggacgttcagttgatggtaattgatacgccctgcccataacaatacagtgccgatcaggattcttgaaaaacccaaaaattctgagtgacactacaattattccgctcgtcaccttgagacatacgatgttatgtctcgttagcccagtaatttatctagctacggtgcccttcagaccgaaacaaagtttCGAATacaaacattactgcttcacggcagaaataggcgctgttgcagtatccataatctagccggcatcctgtgcaaatgagcctcccactgagtGAGCGCCAATGTAATAACACGTACCACAAACCAATACTCAATATTCAGGAGGACAGTCGTAGCTACCTTACACGGTACCATACATGAGTCAATTTCTTTACTCATGTGACGCTACTCCATAAGTCGATTTGTGTTGCTTTACAGTTGCGACCATATTGACACTGTTATGAGTAGATGATGCTGCTTCACATCAGGTACGACATCTGATTGTTTCATCtgtcattgctataaatatttgagaaaaaataaataaaattacatctaCTGCCCCTTCTTTGGACGTTGGACGTCGGACTCAACCCCATGTACACCCAGTGCGAGTTGGCTATAGATGGCAGGCCGGGATCGAACCGGCGACTGTCGAAAGGCGGCGGCTCTGGTCTTTGTTGATCAATTTATATCGTAGAACATTTAATAAACGTATCACTAACTATCACACCAGTGTAGgcttgaattattaaaatcagatacgtaataacaaaaatttggacatttaaaaaaatcaaattctttaggtttataatattagtaagagCTGAGACAGTCTATACTATAGACTGTCTCAAATCTCTTTCCAATAGCCGCTCTTAATACCTCCCCTTAAAATTGAGCTATCAAAtgccaaaatattattaaaatcatgttcGAGCAATCACAATAAACTACTGGCTCAAGCTATGGCTCGTATACCTCCAATGCAGCAACCACGATGGCAACGGATCCGATCGCGACGCCAAAGGTCTGGAAGAAGTCTTCGACCGTGCTGGAACAGCTGGGATAGGCGTTGAGCACGGTGCAGGGCGAGCCCTCGCAGCATGTCTCGGGCAGGACTACGTTCAAGTAGGACATGGCACCCTGGGGTCCGCAGCACTTGAACTGGTGACGAGAGGATATTTAGATAAGTGTATGCAAGTTTATGGAAGTGCTTTCCATATTGTGCAGATAATATGttgtgtatgttttttatgttttatgatATCTATTTGTGTATGATATGTCGTCCAAAAGAAACTCGAAACTTATCTGTGTACAAAACAGCTAGGTAGGTACTAAACATTGATCTAGAAATTAGCATCAATTTAATTATCTGTGAAAGTTATTTAGCGCTAAcgttttgtatttaatatattatcaacataataagcAACTAAttgcattaaatttaaaatatctatttctgacttatttttgaatgtttgcttttaaagattatttaaataccCAGTTATGTTTTCTGAGAGAAGttcattacacaaataaataattatgaacgAATTGACATTTTTGGATGTTAAACTCGGTGTGTACTTTATAAGATGTCGACCAACTGGTAGCTTTGAGGTTTCAGAAATATCATCATTGATGCCAAGTCAGAACcttccattgctggacaaaggtctatCCCAAAGATCGCAATTACGATAGGCCCTGCGTAGCCCTCATCAAAATATTCAAGTTACAAATTTGTTTTCCACATAATATTAGGTCATCTGCTTTGGTAagagtttaaatatttgtttttcgagcagcataaaaattttactttcaTGTTAACAAAGAAATAActgtcaatttatatatttatgtacctCATAATATGATATACGAGAATATAGTAGCAAGTCAGCTAATTACCTCTTAAAGTACTGATAGGTATATATCTTCAAAAGcacctataataattattgtgttgaATTCATCCACAACactttaagatatttatttttttctcccAACATCCTGTTAAagctacaaaataaaataaaagctattATAAAGTTCACGTGTTTATGATTATTATGGTGTTTTATGGTGTTACCAAACATTAGGTGTTCagaataattcttgatttttctaCGAAATCTTACATCTCATATCTTCGAACGAAGACCGAACGGGCAACGGGGACTACTTTTATGtcgtatatatattttgttttgctgACTGTACACTATCTATTCCAAGCAGATCGCGGGACATCTAGAAGCGATAAGTTAACGAAAAAGCGGTAGATGTCTAAAATAATATCGAGAAAAGAGGCAAATCCTCCAGATATTATacatgtaggtatatataattatgataatatctACCAAGCGCGATATTTCCTCTCTATAAAATTAAACGAGTACCTAATTGAAATCGTTTGTCACTTACTGTTCTCTCAATCTCCTGGAACGCAGTTCTGTCCTTGTTGAAGGCGTTTGTCAACCATTGTGAGATTCCCTCCGTGTAGTCGCTCAGGTTCACGAAGATAAGAACGGCCAGCGTCACTTTGATCAGCATCAATATGATCATGAACAGTGAATACTGAAACATCATAATTTACCTTCAAATCGAAAGTCAATAtcttatattacatacatattccCTGCCACAACCAGTGGGATTTATATAGAAACAAGTAAGAATTGTTGTAGCTTAGTAAATAAAGTGTGGTGGGCGAGTACCACAAGTGATATTACTAGCATATTGCCTTAAAGGTTTGAGGATGATTATTTTATCAAACAGGTACCTTTATAATGAAATCAACTAAATAATCAAATcaacttaatatataaaataaaatgctaaTGTTCGTACGTATTTCCACGGTTTTCTCTATCATCCGCAACTTCCCTCAAATTCCCGTTGGGGTGGCAAATACCCCTCGGTCCCCTGGCGTGCATAAGGGAGTTTGGTCGGGATAGCTAGAGGTTGTGGGTGgcaaaaatgtgaaattatataCATCTGTCCTTGTCTAACTAATATAAACTTCTGTAAAATTCTGAATATCTCGtgaatgatctagaaagttctaagactttctggaatgatctagaaagttccTAAATGCGTGcaactgaaaataataattaaacatgcGATGTAATTTCACCCGAGCAACGCCAGGTTTCGCTGctagttaaataattaattaaaatttataatattactagctgacccagcaaacgttgtattgccgatattaaaatcgcgatacaaaagtaactgttgatcgtagatgggtgaaaatttaaagttgtatgtattttttaatgctgacttatctaacaaatttaaaaaaaaatgtaaaaaaaattaaaaaaaaaatcgtgtggaccacccttaacatttagggggatgaaaaatagatgttggccgattctcagacctactcaatatgctcacaaaatttcatgagaatcggtcaagccgtttcggaggtcGTACGgtaacgaacattgtgacacgagaattttatatataagatatcaTATTGGAagttatgttttattataaagttatatttgttttgtgtcccACTATTACTTATCTTAGCAAAGATACTCACAGTGACCAACATGCAGTTACTCTCCCGGATGGCGCCGCAGCAGCCGAAGAACGCTATTATGAAGACGATGCTTCCCACCACCATGGCTGTGATGGGAGCCACTTGGAAATTACCCTCGATGACATTTACTACCTCCGACACCTGGAGCTGGACTGCCACGCCGAGACCGATGAGGGCGATGCCAGCCAGCTGGAATAACAGTCAAgtttctataaaataagattCAGTAAGTTTCTGGTATAACATCACGTGATGGGATTTAGGAACTTTACCTCGTTGGAAAGTCATTGTCTTCGTCATAGTATTATAGATagtatatatattcaaaaaacatcaaataattgaaactgtactttacagtgattttttataattaaattcaaagaTGTAATCAAATTATGAACGTTACAATATACATCAATAACTTCTAACTAATAagtaaattacatattaatatgaaataGGCGGAGTCTTAGGCTCTCGAAATTACTTATATCGAATCTAGCAATTCTAGCAACCTCTATACTTATTTCTGTTTCTATGTTTTGTGTATCTCAAAATTGTCTCTAATGATTTTTACGAATTTTACCACACATAGGATGTTAAGAGCGAATAACCAATTTGGATAAGTGTCATCGCCAGAAAAACGCGTTTTTCCAAATGTTTACAACGAGCAGTTGCTTAATTGCTCAGATCTTGATtcgtatattttttacttaaaagaGTTGAGATCGTATTctccaaaatatatatataaccatGTAACCAGCGCTGAAGAAATCAGCTcgttaaattaattacttatgtcAATATCCACTATTAATTGAGCAAATATTTAATATCCTTTTTTCATAATTTGTTGTTCCATGTAAAATGCCTTTTTATATGCAAGGacctgatattaaaaaaaaaaaattactattattgtCGATGATGCCATCATTGTAACCTTATTATTCTATAATGCAAAATCTGAGGCAGATTATATTGTTAATGCTTAGAATTTATAAATATGCACACTATCAACCACATGCATACTTATTGATTGCCATTATCAGTAACCTAAATGTGCAGATAAGATATAAATGTTCCGTGTGAAAAGGACTTGGTGTATGACCGCTGAATGTGGCTGTGCCCATTAGACCTCACACTTCAGTagaatttattgttttagaGGTTGTGTGTGATTTGCTCGTTGATTTGTTGAGGCAAACGTGTTCACCAAACACGACATTTATGCTAAATCAAAGCTATCAGGCTCATGTATATCATCATTGATATCCGGTTTAATATGTATCTACTGCTTTAGGTTTTCTCGCCTCTATTACAAATGACAAGCCTCACTCTACATTAGCTGTTGCCACGCAGGCAAGTTGTAtcattatttgagttttctttacagATCAAAGCGGTTCTGGTGATGGTAATACTCATAGATTTGTCTGGGCAGTAAACTTATATTGTCTTAAGTTACAACCTAGTTAATTTATAGATCAGGTTATGAGTAATCATTTGAATGGAAAACTTGTGTGAGCCAAGTGGATATCGGGCGTTCCAATTGGTCCGTGAATCGAGTGATATGCAGATAAGTCGTTCGATCGAGATACGACTGTGACAcgaaaatcaaatattttttatttatagcaaGTTCGAATGATATTTTAATGTGCTTGATGCAATTTATTATAGTATGTGCAGCAACcctttcatataataataaggacaatttaagtttttgtaattGGACGTACGCGTCCCAGTCTGAATGTATCTTATGTATTGCTTATCTAGTTCTGTATCTGTATAAACAATTGTAAGCTTTATCGCATCGAAGGCAAGCAAGATATCCCTTGAAACATAACTTTCAGTCGAAATTTGATTATTCATTCAAACGATAAAATGTACCTAAGTATGAAATTGATTGTATCACTAAGTGCTGGTTCATGCTTatcattaattttactatgaaaTGGATATTTGCGGAGTTAGTCACTAGAGAACAATAATGTTAAGACTATATCGAAGAATACTTGGGTCCGATCTCTCCGACGTACCTACTATGGAACCCAACTAGAACAACCGTGAAGTAGGTATGTCTCATTTCTATTTATTACCATTTTCTCTacgtattatattttgatatttgaaatttcaatttaacaTCACCCGCAAACGGTTACTTTTAACCAACCGGCAATATTAAAGACCTATCGAACAACGCCCTATTGTGCTACAGTACACAGGGTAACTGAGCAACTAAAATTATTCCTATGTTATAGTAGGGAATGTtgcattatcattatatttataattagagTTATCTATTCCTAGTAGTACTAAGTATAGCTCGGGATGGATAAACAACACATGGAAACGGATATAAAAATTAAGGTCCCTTGTTACCAGTGGAACCctgaaaagaataaaaaataaattaaatttagatcCGAGTCGTCAAATGTTCAGGCTGTCTTGTTTTATAAAGATATTATCAGTAACACTTACTGTGCTAACTAGAAGACAATTCTCTGTTTAAAGCAATAAACTAGTGCATcaacagaattaaataaatacaggcTGTATATATACGCTTAAAGATATCAATCGAATGTTTGTACTTACAGCAAAGAATAGATTCGCAaagaataatatgtatttaaccAAAAATTCACCGCAACCCATCTTGATTTCTTTTGTAACACCACAAAATACTTTGTCGCTCACACCTTCCAAATGTTGACTAGCGACTGATCACTGACGTGAAACTGAACTGACGCTGGTACCTCGTACACAATGCGTGCAGGCCGCTGGCGGTGCGGCTGCTTTTTATCTCTAGATAGCTCTGTTGATAACGAGTGTTAGTTTAGTTCACAGAAAGTATTACTCAGATATGACAGGATATACTTTACGGTGCCTATTTAATCTACCTGTACCGGTCACGCCCGCGCCGAGCCATTGCTAATAACAAGAAAACTTGAATCAATAAAAGATGTTgtgatatacaaatattttggtacttaaatgtttttttttttaatgaaaataagggaccagacgagcaggaagttcagcggtaattgatacgccatgcccattacaatgcagtgccactcaggattcttgaaaaacccaaaatattcttagcggcactacaataagtgtatttgtcaccttgagacataagatgttgccatttgcccagtaatttcactagctagcgcgcccttcagaccgaagcacagtaatgtttacacattattgcttgacagcagaaataggcgccgttgtggtacccataatcttgccggcaacCTGTTCAAAGAAGTCTTCCACTGGTATCAGTAAATTTGCAAAGTAGTGCTGAGGATAAGCCTCAGGcttaattttttcttctttGAGTTAACTTGAATGAATGCTTGTCATCTTTGACAAGCTTCCTCAGAACACCTGACTCAGAATACTGCGACATGTCAGCGGCTACGGATAGGACGTGTTCTTTTATCATTCTAACTCTGGGGTTCCAAGTTTCCGTAGGTAGTTGGTAGTTTTCCTTACAAGTAAGTGCTTGTGCTTTTGTATCTCCTCAGCAGCAGtacagcaaaagctaacaaacACTTCTcacttttatttcattttttagtttgaACTcctcattttatattatttttaattttggtttGAAATTAAGTatatagtgaagaatttaatttaaactttaattatttttttatctaatttatatatatatatttatatgtatgttttagaCAATAATTTATGTGTACCAACTGCGCAGCGCCGTCGACAGGCAGCACTGGCAGGGTCGCCATTCGAAGTTGGAGGTTCGggtattcaaataattataagtcTGACTGCGATTATAAGCTATTTTTTTAAGAGTATTCAATAGCTTATATACTAGTTTGAGAGATGAGTGTGTGCATATGTGGATAAAGGTAATACACACACTATAAGACAATCTCTGACACAACCAGCTACTGACTGCAACCAACGGGAGTACCGATCCCCGATTAAGGTTCTTGTTATTGTGCTGAATGGTAGAAATATAAGCACACCTCCAGATTTATAAGCGGCACCAGAGAGACATCATCGTGTGTTGAAATATATATGAGCGATCTGCGACCACGGATAAGACCCGCCACGCATCGCTCGCTGAATTGTCACAGTTGCAAACGAATCTATGTCAACACTCAAGCGTGCAAGGCGTTCAGTTCTTATTACTGTTGACACATTTTCCGGCTACTGCTTACTGCTAGCAAGAGTTAATATTTACCTCGAAGATCAACAAGCTTCGCCATGACCAACATATCCAGACGACTTGACCAGATGAATCATTGAAATCATGTTCCCGAAGCATCactacacaaacaatgaattcaagctagCATGGTTGATACATCTaatatacgatattttatatttatacagtttaatctttattactttttatgaaataatttatattatttaaacacgactcatatatagAGGCATCTTaccaaataatttgttatgtatatgaCTGTAAAATACTCTTACTTttacattgtaaaatactctatttgattgaaaacagtGGCCGTGGAGTTTCTTGCATGTTTtgctcacgagctcaacttccttttccgaacatattatagTGAATTTAGTcatttcaaagaaatatttatagtgactattcaaaggcgcctattttatgcttaatttaataaagtttatttgactttgaatcttGTTTAGATTAACCCCCAAAAGACCAGGTTTGCGCTTTCACCTCAACGCCCATGTCGCACACTCGCTTCCAGACATCGCATAATTATTTGATGGAATAGGATGACTATCGAGGGTACTGGTCACCTAATACTGATTATACCTTAGTAGTTGTTCGTCGGATTGTTCGTTTATCCTCCTTGACTAACtacttgtaatattaaaattgatcagctctaaatataataaatatgttctaGGGTTAGACTTATGgcctaaaaaatattaaatcccCGGTGCTCACAATAATATTAGCAATGTATACGTAAATAAAATTGagtgaatatatttaaaaaaaaacatccatcGTATTTATACATTAGtactaacataataaaaaaatttaaaatgtcaaGCAAAAAATAGCGTAAATATACGAACTGTGAGCACAACTCCGATTGATAATGCAGAGCCAGATTAATATTCAATCAGTTAATTACAGGTTGGGTACCTGTAATTAGTACCGGGTAGCGACGAGATGAACAGCACTTCATAGGTGCACTCACGTATcacaattttacttttaaatgatAATCGATAGTGACCGTGATCTGCGTTCAATTAGTTTTCAAAAGGTAAGgagcttaaaataaattaaacgcCCGCACAAAGTAAATCAgcaatttttcataaaaacatatttagcTTTCAATTGAGAGGACTCGATCGGAGACACAAGTTTCTTTCAGCActtgtcgacgatttcccgagacagacctgcatggcccgtgtatacggcatcaccagtaccgttctctgcatagcaatgtatgttggaggtgacCAGAGTAGGAGCAATAGtataggagatagcacacagccttggggcactgcagcgttcacgggcttcgggtttgagcaaTAACTATCGACAACGACTTcaatgctgcgcccagtgaggaagctggaggtccacttacaTAAGCTCTAGGGAAGCCCAATTGATTGATGTTTTGAGACAAGTGCCTTgtaccatacacgatcaaaggccttcgctatatccaggttAACTGCTAGGCCTTCTCTCTTTTTTCATTTTAGCCGCCGCTATTTACCGTTGTACCGAGgcataccagaagatcgcctgccgaccgacccTGGCGGAATCCGTATTGACggttgttgatcaactggtgaccttgtAGGTATACCaattaattatgctctccatgattttggagagcagggaggtaatagctataggcctgtagtttgccggatccgaactgtctccttttttttggatcggatggacaagagcTGACCTCCAGGTGTCAggaactacgccttttgaatattagTGCCCTAATAAAcgcttatattatattgtaactattaacaaaataaaatctatttaaagTGTTAAGAAACGAAGTAGTAATTCTAAATTTTTAGGTTTTCggtatttattagtatttctgatagcctttaaaatattataataataataataatacttttatttcattttcttttacactcactgcaaataacttaaattactaaatgtacaatatttattacataataccaatta
Proteins encoded:
- the LOC126966756 gene encoding 23 kDa integral membrane protein-like, which translates into the protein MGCGEFLVKYILFFANLFFALAGIALIGLGVAVQLQVSEVVNVIEGNFQVAPITAMVVGSIVFIIAFFGCCGAIRESNCMLVTYSLFMIILMLIKVTLAVLIFVNLSDYTEGISQWLTNAFNKDRTAFQEIERTFKCCGPQGAMSYLNVVLPETCCEGSPCTVLNAYPSCSSTVEDFFQTFGVAIGSVAIVVAALELVAVVFALCLANHARNEGRRSRY